Within Protaetiibacter intestinalis, the genomic segment TCGTCGAGCCGACCGCTGTTGTGCGCGATCGCGGCCCGCAGCGCCGACAGCATGGCGCGCGGCCACGCCCCGAGCGACGGGTCGTCCGCGGGTGCCGCGACGTCCGCACCCGTGATGTGGGCGGCCGCGAAGGCGCGCATGAGCGGCGGCATGACCTGCAGGATGTCGTTGTCGCTCGCGGAGGCCAGCTCGCCGAGCCGCGCGAGCTCGGCGTCGACGTCGAACTGCCCGAGCGGTGACCGCTGCGCCTCCTCCTCCATGCCGGAGAAGCCGCGCACCATGAGGGTCACGGCGCGCACGATGAGCGCCTGATCGGTCTCGAGCCGCTGGGCGATGGGGCCCACCTGGGTGAGCCAGCCGATGGCGTCCTCGTTGCGGTCGCGGATGATCCAGTACCAGGCCGTCGAGGCCACGATGCGCACCGCCGCGTCGTCGAGCGAGCCGCCCATCGCGTACCGCAGCACGTCGGCGATGTTGTCGCCCTCCTCGTCGAACCAGCGCAGCGCCCCGTGCACGCCGGGGCCGCGCAGCAGCCGGTCGTACCGGTCGACGGCGTCCGCCAGCCGCTCCGCCTGCTCCGCGCGGCGTGCGGCGAGGGCGTCGTCCTCGGCGAGACGCTCGAGCCCGTACTCGCGGATCGTCTCGAGCGCGCGGTAGCGGCCCGCCGTGCGCTGCAGGAGCGACTTGTCCACGAGCGCGTCGAAGGTCGCGGCCCGCACGCCGTGGGCGGCCTCCACCTCGCGCGCGTCGCCGACCGCGACCCCCGCGGGGTAGAGGGCGCTCGCCTGCAGCAACGCCCGCTCGTCGGCGTCGAGCAGGGTCCAGCTCCAGTCGATGAGGGCGCGCAGCGTGCGGTGCCGGGGCAGCGCCGTGCGCACACCCCCGGACAGCAGCGCGAAGCGGTCGTCGAGGCCCGCGGCGAGCTCGTCGAGGGTGAGCGTGCGGCTCTTCGCGGCGGCGAGCTCGAGCGCGAGCGGCAGGCCGTCGAGCCGCTCGCGGATGCGGCGCGCCGCATCCTGCTCGTCCGTCGTGAGCGCGTGGCCACGCGCCGCCCGCACGCGGTCGTCGAAGAGCCGCTCGGCGTCGGCGGCGTCGAGCGGACCGAGCGGCACGAACGCCTCACCGGGCACGCCCAGCGGTTCCCGGCTCGTCGCGAGGATGCGCAGCCGCGGCTCGGCGGCGAGCAGCTCGGCGGCGAGCCGCGCGGCCGCGTCGATGACGTGCTCGCAGTTGTCGAGCACGATGAGCAGTTCGCGCCCCCGAATCGCGTCGAGGATGCGCTCCCGCGTGGACACGCGCTCGGACGCGGCCTCGCTCGGCGCCCGCACGTCGCGTCCGAGCGCGCCGAGCACCGCCTGGCGCAGCTCGTCGGCGCCGGCGGGTGCGAGCTCGACGAAGACGGCGGGCGGATGCGCGCGGCCCGCCTCGAGCGACAGTCGCGTCTTCCCCGCGCCACCCGGCCCGAGGATCGTCACGAGCCGTGAGAGGGCGAGCTGGTCGGCGACGCCCGCGAGCTCGGCGTCGCGTCCGATGAGCTCGGTGAGCGGCGCCGGAACGTGCGGCACCTCGGCGGCGGATGCGCGCCGCGCGGCACGGGCGACGGCCGCGGCATGGTCGCGCGCGAGGTCGCGCTCGAACCAGTCGTAGCCGGCGTCGGGCGTCCACGGCGCCCCGGCCCAGAGCCCGAGCGCCTCCTCCGCGAGACGGGCGGTCTCCTCCGCGTCCTCGGTCGCGGACGAGGCGGCCACGAGGTCCTGGAAGCGCACGGCGTCGACGGCGTCGCGCGGGAGCTCGAGGCGGTAGCCCCCGGGCGTGGAGGCGATGACGTCGACGGGCAGCTGCGGACGCAGCCGTGAGACGAGCGACTGCAGCGAGGCACGCGGGTTCTCGGGCGGATCGTCGGGCCAGACGTCCTCCGCGATCGCCCGGTAGCCGAGGTGGGTCTGCGGTTCGAGGGCGAGGCGGAACAGCAGCGCGCGCTGGCGATCACCCGTGACCTCGACGGGGTGCCCCTCGTGGTCGACGTGCCATCCGCCGAGCATCCGAATCCGCACCGCTCCACCCTAGGGCCGCACCCGGCCGAGGACCGCCCGGTGCCGGGACCAGGATCCGGCACCGGGCGGCGACCGGGCTCAGTCGACGGCGAGTGCCGTGATCGGTGAGACCCGGGTCGCGCGACGAGTGGGGGCGATCGTCGCGACGATGGTGAGGGCCGCCGCGGATGCCACGACGACCGCGATCACGGCCCACGGCATCCCGGGCAGCACGATGCCGGGCATGCCGTTCGCCGAGCCGAGCAGCGACTGGGCGCCGACCCAGCCGTAGAAGGTGCCGAGCACGAGCCCCACGAGCACCGCGGCGGCCGTCAGCTGCACGCTCTCGGCGAGGATCATGCGCCGCAGCTGCCCGCGCGAGAAGCCGAGCGCGCGCAGCAGCCCGAGCTCGCGGGTGCGCTGCAGCACGCTGAGCGAGAGCGAGTTGACGAGGCCGACGGCCGCGATGAGCGCGCTCACCCCGACGAGCACCGAGAACACGATCGTGACGGTGTCGAGCATCTGCTCGGTGCCCGCGTAGGTCTCCGGGCTCGCGGCGCGGGCCTCCTCGATCAGCAGCCGGAAGCTCGCCGTCGCGACGCCGAACATCGTCACGAGCGTCACGCCGATGACGACGCCGATCGTCGTGCGGGTGGCCCGCTCCGGATAGCGCACCGCGTTGGCGGCGGCGAGGCGGACGGACGGCGTGCGGCCGAGCATCCGCCCGACGAGCCGCAGCGCGGGCGGCATGAACAGGTGGGCCCCGAGCACGAAGCCGGTGAACGAGATCACCCCGCCGACGAGCCCCACGAGCACCCCGAGCGGGCTCACGAGCCCGATCAGGAGGGCGCCCACGAGCAGGGCGCCGCCCAGCACGAGGAGGGTGATCGAGACGCCGTTGCGCCCCGGACGCGCACGCAGCTCCTCGTGGGAGAGCGGCTGCGCACCCCCGATCGCCTGCAGCGGCGTGACCGAGAGCACCCGGCGCGAGCCGATCCACGACGCCAGCCAGGTGGTGAGCACGACGCCCACGATCGGGACGACGAGCATCGGATGCGCCCAGTCGTGCGCGAGCTCGGGGAGCCAGCCGAGGGCGACCGCCGCGCGCTCGAGGGCGAGCGCGAGGAGCGTGCCGACCGCCGCGCCCGCGACGGCGCCGACCACGCCGACGACGAGGCCCTCCCGCGCGACCGCCCGCCGCTGGGCGCGCGCGCTCGACCCCACGAGGCGCAGCAGCGCGATGAGCCGCGCGCGCCCCGCGACGATGGTCGCGAAGGTGTTGACGGTCACGACGGCGCCGACGTACACCGCGATCACGAGGAACACCAGGGCGACGATCGGCAGCATGAACGCCACCGTGCCGCTCGCCCCGGTGACGCCGTCGGCGCGCACCGCATCGGCGAGCACGTTGGTGACCTGCAGCAGGGCGACGCCGAAGGCGCTCGAGAGCCCCGCGACGAGGATCGAGGAGGTGTGCTCGCGCAGTCCGCTCGAGGTCGAGACCGCCATCAGGACACCTGCTCCATGGTGAGCATGTAGTTCGCGATCTCGGCTGCGGTCATCCCGGTGCGGTCGTCGACGAGCCGTCCGTCGGCGAGGAACAGCACGCGGTCGGCGTAGCTCGCGGCGACCGGGTCGTGGGTGACCATCGCGATCGACTGCCCGTAGCCGCGGGTGGCCGACTGCAGCACCTGCAGGACCTCGCGGCCCGTGCGGGAGTCGAGGTTGCCGGTCGGCTCGTCGGCGAACACGAGCTCGGGGCGCGTCACGAGCGCGCGGGCGATCGCGACCCGCTGCTGCTGCCCGCCCGAGAGCTCGTGCGGGCGGTGGCCGAGGCGCGCATCCAGCCCCAGCACCGTCTCGAGCTCGTCGATCCACTCGCGTTCGCGCACGCTCGGCGTGCGACCGTCGAGCTCGAACGGCAGCATGAGGTTGCCCTCGACGTCGAGGGTGGGCACGAGGTTGTAGGCCTGGAACACAAAGCCCACCCGTCGGCGCCGCAGCAGCGTGAGCTGCTCGTCGCCGAGCGAACCGATCTCGGTGTCACCGAGCCACACGCGACCCGAGCTCGGCGAGTCGAGCCCCGCCATGATGTGCATGAGGGTCGACTTGCCCGAGCCCGACGGGCCCATCACGGCGGTGAACTCGCCCCGGCGGATGCCGAGGGTCACCTCCCGCAGGGCGTCGACCCGTGCGCCGTGCGCGCCGTAGCTCTTCGTCAGGCTCTCGACCCGGGCGACGAGGCCCGCGGGCCGCTCCGGGTCGACGAGGGGAACGGGGATGCGCGTGGTGAGGTCGTCCATGCCTCCGACGCTACGGAGCGGTCCGCGCCCCCGCGTCCCCACCACGGATCATTCCCCATCCCCCGTGAGGATGATGTCAAACGCTGTAGCGCCTGCCGGTGCGCGACCGTGTTGACTGCCGCGCGACGCCCAGCGCTGCAGCGTTTGACCAGAAGGGGTCAGTCGACGAGGCGGTGCTCGAAGGCGTAGACGACGAGCTGCACGCGGTCGCGGAGGCCCAGCTTCGCGAGGATGCGCGAGATGTGGGTCTTCACGGTCGCCTCCGAGACGTACTCGGTCGTGGCGATCTCGGAGTTGCTGAGGCCGCGGCCGGCGAGCAGGAAGATGTCGCGCTCGCGGGCGGTCAGCTGCTCGAACTCTTCCGGAACCGCGACGGTGGCCCCGCGCGAGTCGAAGTGCTCGAACAGCTCGCGCGTCGCCGAGGGGGCGAGCACCGCGGTGCCCGCGTGCACGGTGCGGATGGCGGCGAGCAGGAACTCGGGGTCGGCGTCCTTCAGGAGGAAGCCGCTCGCCCCCGCCCGGATGGCGCGGGTCGCCGCCTCGTCGAGGTCGAAGGTCGTGAGCACGATGACGCGCGGGGTCTCGCGCCCCGCGGCGGTCGAGGCGGAGATGATCCGCTCGGTCGCCTCGATGCCGTCCATGACGGGCATCCGGATGTCCATGAGCACGACGTCCGGCTGACTGCGCGCGACGAGCGCGACCCCCTCGAGCCCGTCGCCGGCCTCCCCCGCGAACTCGAGGTCCGGCTGGGAGCCCACGAGCATCCGGATGCCGGTGCGGAACAGCGCCTGGTCGTCGACGAGGGCGACACGGATGGTCATCGGGGCAGGTCCTCCAGGGAGACGGGGGTGGTGGGTGCGACGGGCGGCTGCGGGGCGGTCGGCGCGTACGGCAGCCACGCGGTGACGACGAAGCGGTCGCCGTCGATGCCGGCGCGCAGCCAGCCGCCCGTGAGGGCGGCGCGCTCGGTCATGCCGGCGATGCCGTGACCGACGGCCGCCGCACCGACGGGGATCATGCCCGTGCGCGGCTTCACCTCCGGCATCCGGCTGACCACCGCGACCTCGAGCCCGTGCGAAGTCCAGCCGAAGCGCACCGCGACCTCGTGACCGACGTCGGCGTGCCGCAGGGCGTTCGTGAGCGACTCCTGCACGATGCGGTAGACGGCGAGCTGCTGGTTGGCCCCGAGCACGAGCGGCGTGCCGGTGTCCTCGCGGGCGATCTGCAGTCCGGATGCGCGCAGCTGCTCGATCAGCCGATCGAGGTCGCCGAGGGTGGGCTGCGGTCCGTCCTCCTGCTGGTAGCGCAGCTGGGCGAGCAGCACGCGCACCTCGCCGAGCGCCTCCCGCGCGGTCGAGGCGATCGTGCGCAGCGCCTCCTCGGCGGCGGCCGGATCCGCGCGCGCCGCGTAGCGTGCACCGTCGGCCTGGGCCACGACGACAGCGAGCGAATGCGCCACCACGTCGTGCATGTCGCGTGCGATGCGCGTGCGCTCCTGCTCGGCGGCCACCTCCTGCTCGGCGGCGATCGCCGCCGCCCGGCTCTCCCCGGCCCGGATGCGGGTGCGGACGAGCTGCCCGATGGACCAGGCGAGCAGGAACGCGAAGGCGAAGGCGATGAACCAGCCCGCGCCGCGCTGCGCCAGCTCGGGCACGTAGCTCGCGCAGTACTCGTACTGGAACCGCAGGCACATGCTCAGCTCGCTGAAGCCCTGCGTGAGCAGCACGTAGAGGGTGATCGTGACGGGCGCGACGAGCGCCGAGACGAGCGACAGCCAGCGCACGAGCGAGCTGCCGTAGGCGGCCGCCGAGTACACGATGGGGAACACGGCGACGTCGGCCACGCCGGGGTCGATGCCCGCGACCATCTGCAGGGTCGCGATCGTCCACGCGAGGCCGAGGGCGAGGCCGGGCGACTTGCGGCGCAGGGCGAGCGCGCCCGCGAGGCCGGTCGGCACGAACAGCTCGCCGAGGCCCACCTGGTACGGGTAGTACAGCCAGGAGAACAGCGCGCACAGCCCCAGGAAGCCCACCGCGATGAGCAGGTCGACGACGAGCTGCGTCGTCGTGAGCCTCCGGAACATGCCCCTCACGGTACGCGGCACCCCGGCCGGCCACCGCATCCGGCGGACGAAATCATCCGCGCGATGTAGGCGCGGTCAGAAGCCGAGACGGGAGAGGTGCTTGGGGTCGCGCTGCCAGTTGGGTGCCACCTTGACGCGCAGGTTGAGGTACACCTGGCTGCCGACGAGCGGCTCGATGCCGGCGCGGGCGCGGGCGCCCACCTCCTGCAGCCGGGCGCCGCCCTTGCCGATGACGATGCCCTTCTGGCTGTCGCGCTCGACCCACAGGTTCGCGTACACCTCGACGAGCTCCTTGTCGTCGCGCTCGACGATGTCGTCGATCGTCACCGCGAGCGAGTGCGGCAGCTCGTCCGAGACTCCGTCGAGGGCCGCCTCGCGGATGAGCTCGGCGATGCGGTGCTCGAGCGTCTCGTCGGTGATCGCGTCGTCGGGGTAGAGCGCCGGCGACTCCGGCAGCAGCCCCATCAGCTGGGTGAGCAGGGTGTCGAGCTGGATGCGGCTCGTCGCCGAGACGGGCACGATCGCCTCCCAGTCGCGCAGCTCGCTGATCGCGAGCAGCTGCTCGGCGACCGCGGGCCGCGACACGGCGTCGATCTTGGTGACGATGGCGACCTTCTTCGCCCGCGGGAAGTGGTCGAGCTGCTCGTTGATGAAGCGGTCGCCCGGCCCGATCTTCTCGTCGGCGGGCAGGCAGAAGCCGATGACGTCGACGTCGCCGAGGATCGAGGTGACGACGGCGTTCAGCCGCTCCCCCAGCAGCGTGCGGGGCCGGTGGATGCCGGGGGTGTCGACGATCACGAGCTGGCCGTCGCGCGTGTGCACGATGCCGCGGATCGCGGAACGCGTCGTCTGCGGCTTCGGCGAGGTGATCGCCACCTTCTCGCCGACGAGCGCGTTGGTGAGCGTCGACTTGCCGACGTTCGGGCGCCCCACGAAGGTCGCGAACCCGGCTCGGAACTCCTGCTCGGTCATCGGTCCTCCTCCGTGCCCGCGAACGCCTCCTGCGCGTCGATGAGGCTCGCATCCCGCTCCACGAGCACGGTCGAGAGGTGCTTGCGGCGCCCCTCGGTGCGCTCGGCCGTCAACACGAGCCCCGACACGGTCGCGGTCGACCCCGGCACCGGCAGACGCCCCAGCGTCTTGGTGAGCAGACCGCCGACCGAGTCGACGTCGTCGTCCTCGAGCTCGATCCCGAACAGGTCGCCGAGCTCGTCGGTCGGGAGCTTCGCGCTCACCCGGTACAGGCCCTCCGACAGTTCGACGACGTCGTCGGTGTCGCGGTCGTATTCGTCGGAGATGTCGCCGACGAGCTCCTCGATGAGATCCTCCAGGGTCACGAGCCCGGCGATGCCGCCGTACTCGTCGACCACCATCGCGAGATGCGTCGAATCGAGCTGCATCTGCCGCAGCGTGTCGTCGGCCTTCTTCGACTCCGGGACGAACGCGGCGGGGCGCGCGAGCTCCTTGGCCGAGATGGACGATGCGTCCAGCGGCTGCTCGTGGCTGATCCGCGCCACGTCGCGCAGGTACAGCACCCCGAGCACCTCGTCGGAGTCCTTGCCGACGACGGGGATGCGCGAGACGCCCGTGCGGAAGAACTGGCCGAGCGCGGCGCCGATCGTGGCATCCGCGTCGACCGTGACCATGTCGGTGCGCGGCACCATGACCTCGCGCACGACCGTGTCGCCCCACGCGAAGATCGAGTGGATGAGCTCGCGGTCGTCCTCCTCGAGCACCTCGAGCTCGGTCGCCTCGTCGACCATCGAGAGCAGCTGCTCCTCGCTCGAGAAGGTGACGGCCGTCTTCGGGCGGCCGGGCGTCACCCGGTTGCCGAGGGCCACGAGCCCGTCGGCGATCGGCCCGAGCAGCACCCGCACGGCCCGCACGATGAGCGCCGAGAAGGCGACGATGCCCTTCGCGTGCGCGCGACCGACACTGCGCGGGCTCGAACCCACGAGCACGAAGGAGGTGCCGGTCATGACGAGGGCGGCGGCGAGCAGCACCCACCACCACTCGACGAACACCTCGGCGAAGACGAGCGTCACGAGCACCGCGGCGAACGACTCCGACACGACGCGCATGAAGTTGACGGCGTTGACGTGCGCGCCGATGTCTGCCGAGATCGCCAGCAGCGAGCGCCGGGCCCGGTGGTGGGCGGCGAGGTCGACGAGGTCGGTGCGCGAGAGCACCGAGAGCGCGGCATCCACCGCGGCCAGCAGACCGCCGAAGGCGACGGCGACGACCGCCGCCGCGATGAACACGCCGATCATCCGCGCCTACCGTCGTCGCTGGGCGTGGGCGTAGCCGACGAGGATGTCGCGCTGCAGGCCGAACATCTCCTTCTCCTCGTCGGGCTCGGCGTGGTCGAAGCCCAGCAGGTGCAGGATGCCGTGGGCCGTGAGCAGCTGGAGCTCGTCCTGGGTGGAGTGGCCGGCGGTCTTCGCCTGCTCGATGGCGACCTGCGGGCACAGCACGATGTCGCCGAGCAGGCCGGCCGGGGTCAGCTCGTCCTCGGAGCCGGGGCGCAGTTCGTCCATCGGGAAGCTCAGCACGTCGGTCGGGCCCGGCTCGTCCATCCACTGCACGTGCAGCTGCTCCATCGCGGCCTCGTCGACGAGCACGATCGCGAGGTCGGCATCCGGGTGCACGTGCAGGAAGTCGAGCGCGAACGCCGACAGCCGCACGAGGGCGGCCTCGTCGACGGCGACACCCGACTCGTTGTTGATCTCGATCGACATCGTCAGCTCTTCCTCATGCCCTTGCGCCGCTCGGCGCGGTTGGCGAACTCGGCGGCCTCGCGACGCTCGTGGTCGCGTGCCTGCTTCTTGGCGTCGTACTCCGTGTAGGCGTCGACGATGCGGCCCACGAGCGAGTGCCGCACGACGTCCTCGCTCGTGAGGGTCGCGAAGTGGATGTCGTCGATGCCGCCGAGCACGCGCGTCACGAGCCGCAGGCCCGAGGCTCCCGTCGGCAGGTCGACCTGGGTGATGTCGCCCGTGACGACCATCTTGGTACCGAAGCCGAGACGCGTGAGGAACATCTTCATCTGCTCGGGGCTCGTGTTCTGCGCCTCGTCGAGCACGACGAAGGCGTTGTTGAGGGTGCGCCCGCGCATGTAGGCGAGCGGGGCGACCTCGACGGTGCCGGCCGCGAGCAGCTTCGGCACGAGCTCCGGATCCATCATCTCGTTGAGCGCGTCGTAGAGCGGGCGCAGGTACGGGTCGATCTTGTCGGTCAGGGTGCCCGGCAGGAAGCCGAGTCGCTCCCCCGCCTCGATCGCCGGCCGGCTCAGGATGATGCGGTCGACCTCCTTGCGCTGCAGCGCCTGCACGGCCTTCGCCATGGCGAGGTAGGTCTTGCCGGTTCCGGCGGGGCCGATGCCGAAGGTGATGGTGTTCTCGTCGATCGCGTCGACGTAGGCCTTCTGGCCGAGGGTCTTCGGACGGATGGCCTTGCCGCGCGCCGTGAGGATCGCCTGGCTGAGCACCTCCGCGGGCGCCCCGCCCGAGTCGAGGATGCGGCGCGAGGTGGTGACCTCGCCGGGGCCGAGATCGACGCCCTTGCGCACGAGCTCGACCAGCTCCTCGACGAGGCGACGGGCGGCATCCACCTGCGCGGCCGGGCCCTCGAGGGTCACCTGGTTGCCGCGCACGAGAACCTGCACCTCGGGGTACTGGTGCTCGAGGGTCGTCAGCAGGCGGTCCTGGGGGCCGAGGAGGCGCACCATGGCGACGCCGTCGACGTCGAGCGAGGCTGTGCCGCGCTCGGCGCCGGTCGGGATGCCGTCAGCCAAGGGTGCCTTCCGCGAGTCCGCCTGCGAGCACGTGCGCGTGCACGTGGAAGATCGTCTGCCCGGCGCCCGCGCCGGTGTTGAACACGAGGCGGTAGTCGCCGTCCGAGTGCTCCGCGGCGAGCCGCTTCGCCACCTCGACGACGTGCGCGAGCAGCGCCGGGTCGGCATCCGCGAGCGAGGCGACGTCCGGGTAGGCGGCCGTCTTCGGCACCACGAGCAGGTGCACGGGCGCCTGCGGGGCGATGTCGCGCACCGCGATCACCGTGTCGTCCTCGTAGAGGATGTCGGCGGGGATCTCGCGCGCGATGATCCGCTCGAAGATCGTGGGGGCATCCGGCATGCCCCCATTCTACGGATGCGACGCGCCGGGCTGCTTGGATGGGGGAATGGACCGGGTGCTGCCGGGCATCATCGCCCTCGTCGCGGGTGCCGCGCTCGCCGTCGTGCTCATCGTGCCGTTCGTGGCGATCAGCTACCGGCGTCGCGGCGGGCTCACCGCCGGCCGCACGCTCGCCTGGACCGCCCTGCTCGTGTGGGTGCTGGGACTCTGGGCCTACACGCTGCTGCCGCTGCCGGACCCGGGCGCCGTGAACTGCGTCGGCGTGATCCTCGACCCGCTCGAGGGATTCCGCGACGTGTTCGGTGCGGGCGGGGCGGGCGCGGCCCAGCAGCTGCTGCTCAACGTGGCGCTCTTCGTGCCGTGGGGCGTGCTCGTGCGCGCGCTGTGGCGGCGGGGCTGGATCGTCGCGGGCGTCACGGGGTTCGCCTTCTCGCTCGGCATCGAGCTGACCCAGCTGACGGGCGTGTGGGGCCTCTATCCCTGCGCCTATCGCTTCTTCGACACGGGCGACCTCGTCACCAACACGAGCGGCGCGATCCTCGGCTCACTGCTCGGGCTGCTGTTCTTCCGCGGCCGCACGGCGCCGATGCCCGCGCACGGCGACCGCATCACACTGCCGCGCCGGCTGCTCGGGATGCTGTGCGACGCGCTCGTCGTGCTCGGCGTCGAGTTCGTCGTGACGATCGGCGTGAACGCGCTGCAGTTGTACGGGCTGAACCGGCCGCGGGAGTCGTTCGACCCGGCGATCTCGGACGCCGTGGGCACCGCGGTCGCCTTCCTCGCCGTGGCGCTGCTCGTCGTCGCGACCGGCACGACGCCCGGCGAGTCCGCCGTGCGCCTCGAAGGCGTCGACGGTCGCCGCCCCGTCGCCCTCTGGCGCGCGGTGCGCTACCTCGCCGGCATCGGCGGCTTCGTGCTGCTCGGGGCGATCCCGGTTGTGGGCGGCATCCTCGCCGCGGCGTTCGCGGTCGTCACGCTCGTCCTCGCGTGGCGCACGGACGGCCACCGCGGCCTCGCGGGCCTCGCCTCCGGGATGCGGGTGCGCGTGGGCGGCGCATCGCCCGCCCGGTCGTCCTAGACGCCCGCCACCGGGACCCCGCGCGCCCGGGCGACTTCGCCGAGCCGCGTGTCGAAGGTGGCGAGGGTCGCGCCGCTCGCCTCGGCGGCAGCGAGCACGCAGCAGTCGGGAAGACGGAGGCGGTGTGCGGCGCGCAGCCGCGCGAGCGTCAGCGGCTCGTCGGCGCTCGGGTGGTGTCGCTCGATGCCGAGGCGGCCCAGTGCCGCGAGTGCCTCCTTCTCGCGCCCCGCCGCGACGGGGCCCACGAGGCACTCCGCGAGGGTCATCGGATGGATGGCGAGCTCCTCCTCGGTGTCGAGGATCGCGAAGGCGGCGTCGGCGTGGGCGTCG encodes:
- a CDS encoding type II toxin-antitoxin system VapC family toxin, with translation MIVLDASVLIAHLAGDDAHADAAFAILDTEEELAIHPMTLAECLVGPVAAGREKEALAALGRLGIERHHPSADEPLTLARLRAAHRLRLPDCCVLAAAEASGATLATFDTRLGEVARARGVPVAGV
- a CDS encoding VanZ family protein, whose product is MDRVLPGIIALVAGAALAVVLIVPFVAISYRRRGGLTAGRTLAWTALLVWVLGLWAYTLLPLPDPGAVNCVGVILDPLEGFRDVFGAGGAGAAQQLLLNVALFVPWGVLVRALWRRGWIVAGVTGFAFSLGIELTQLTGVWGLYPCAYRFFDTGDLVTNTSGAILGSLLGLLFFRGRTAPMPAHGDRITLPRRLLGMLCDALVVLGVEFVVTIGVNALQLYGLNRPRESFDPAISDAVGTAVAFLAVALLVVATGTTPGESAVRLEGVDGRRPVALWRAVRYLAGIGGFVLLGAIPVVGGILAAAFAVVTLVLAWRTDGHRGLAGLASGMRVRVGGASPARSS
- a CDS encoding histidine triad nucleotide-binding protein, coding for MPDAPTIFERIIAREIPADILYEDDTVIAVRDIAPQAPVHLLVVPKTAAYPDVASLADADPALLAHVVEVAKRLAAEHSDGDYRLVFNTGAGAGQTIFHVHAHVLAGGLAEGTLG